A window of the Pseudoalteromonas sp. A25 genome harbors these coding sequences:
- a CDS encoding carboxyl transferase domain-containing protein, whose translation MTVLNSSVNPHDSQFKANSEAMASLVADLNDKVATLSQGGGEALIARHQSRGKLFVRDRINTLLDEGSPFLEISQFAAFGVYEQDIPCAGVVAGIGRVQGIECMIVGNDATVKGGTYFPLTVKKHLRAQEIAERCHLPCIYLVDSGGANLPEQDEVFPDKLHFGRIFYNQARMSAKGIPQIAVVMGLCTAGGAYVPAMADESIIVKEQGTIFLAGPPLVKAATGEEVSAEDLGGADVHCKTSGVADHYAENDEHALSIARQCIARINHQRPTRPILKDVKPPRYDIREVYGIVGTDLKKPFDVREVIARIVDDSQFDEFKRYFGETLVTGFAEIYGHPVGIVANNGILFSESAQKGAHFIQLCAQRDIPLLFLQNITGFMVGQKYEAEGIAKHGAKMVTAVSCADVPKFTVLIGGSYGAGNYGMCGRAYEPTMMWMWPNARISVMGGEQAAGVLTQVRQDGLARKGQSMSDDEVATFKKPIIEQYEKQGHPYYASARLWDDGIIDPADTRTVLGLALEAAANAPHKESKFGIFRM comes from the coding sequence ATGACTGTACTTAACTCTTCAGTTAACCCTCACGACAGTCAGTTTAAAGCAAACAGCGAAGCCATGGCTTCGCTGGTTGCTGATTTAAACGACAAAGTCGCTACGTTATCTCAAGGTGGCGGTGAAGCCCTCATCGCCCGTCATCAAAGCCGCGGAAAATTATTTGTTCGTGACCGCATTAATACGCTACTTGATGAAGGCTCGCCTTTTTTAGAAATCTCTCAATTTGCCGCTTTTGGCGTGTATGAGCAAGACATTCCGTGTGCCGGTGTGGTCGCCGGTATTGGCCGCGTGCAAGGCATCGAATGTATGATTGTAGGTAATGACGCCACGGTAAAAGGCGGTACTTACTTTCCACTTACCGTGAAAAAGCACCTTCGCGCCCAAGAAATTGCCGAGCGTTGTCATTTGCCATGTATCTACTTGGTAGATTCGGGCGGTGCCAACTTGCCAGAACAAGATGAAGTATTTCCAGACAAGCTACACTTTGGCCGTATTTTCTATAACCAAGCACGTATGTCTGCCAAAGGTATCCCACAAATTGCTGTTGTTATGGGTTTATGTACGGCAGGTGGCGCGTATGTCCCCGCAATGGCTGATGAGAGTATCATCGTAAAAGAACAAGGGACGATTTTCTTGGCAGGTCCGCCACTGGTTAAAGCGGCAACGGGTGAAGAAGTCAGCGCCGAAGACCTAGGCGGTGCCGATGTGCACTGTAAAACGTCAGGTGTGGCTGATCACTATGCAGAAAATGACGAGCACGCGTTATCTATCGCTCGCCAGTGTATTGCCCGTATTAACCACCAGCGCCCAACTCGCCCTATTCTAAAAGACGTAAAACCACCTCGTTATGACATACGCGAAGTATACGGCATTGTGGGCACGGACCTTAAAAAGCCGTTTGACGTTCGTGAGGTCATTGCTCGTATCGTAGATGATTCACAATTTGATGAATTTAAACGCTACTTTGGTGAAACACTGGTAACAGGTTTTGCTGAAATCTATGGTCACCCGGTGGGTATTGTTGCTAACAACGGTATTTTATTCTCAGAGTCGGCGCAAAAAGGCGCACACTTTATTCAATTGTGTGCTCAACGTGATATCCCCCTACTATTTTTGCAAAACATTACCGGATTTATGGTGGGTCAGAAATACGAAGCCGAAGGTATCGCTAAGCACGGTGCCAAAATGGTAACTGCCGTTTCTTGTGCTGACGTGCCTAAGTTTACAGTATTAATTGGTGGCTCTTATGGCGCTGGTAACTACGGTATGTGTGGTAGAGCGTATGAACCAACCATGATGTGGATGTGGCCTAATGCTCGTATATCAGTAATGGGGGGTGAGCAAGCTGCAGGTGTACTCACCCAAGTTCGCCAAGATGGTTTAGCCCGTAAAGGCCAAAGCATGAGCGATGACGAAGTTGCTACGTTCAAAAAACCAATCATCGAACAGTACGAAAAGCAAGGCCATCCTTATTATGCCAGTGCACGGCTTTGGGATGATGGCATTATTGACCCAGCAGATACCCGTACAGTTTTAGGTCTAGCGCTTGAAGCGGCTGCCAATGCACCACACAAAGAGTCAAAATTTGGCATCTTCAGAATGTAA
- a CDS encoding isovaleryl-CoA dehydrogenase: MSTVSLYKEMNFGLGETADMIRSHVNSFATAEIAPLAEKTDLDNSFPNQLWPQFGDMGLLGITVPEEFGGAGMGYLEHVVAMEEISRASASIGLSYGAHSNLCVNQINRNGNEAQKRKYLPKLISGEHIGALAMSEPNAGSDVVSMKLKAQKKGDKYILNGNKMWITNGPDADVLVIYAKTDLEAGSKGITAFLVEKDFPGFSTAQKLDKLGMRGSNTCELVFEDCEVPEENILGGLNEGVKVLMSGLDYERVVLAAGPLGIMQACMDIVVPYIHERKQFNKSIGEFQLIQGKIADMYTQMNAARSYVYTVAKACDRGETTRKDAAGAILYAAELATKMALDAIQILGGNGYINEYATGRLLRDAKLYEIGAGTSEIRRMLIGRELFTESR; the protein is encoded by the coding sequence ATGAGCACCGTATCGTTATATAAAGAAATGAATTTTGGTTTAGGCGAAACAGCCGACATGATCCGCAGCCATGTAAACAGCTTTGCAACGGCAGAAATCGCCCCTTTAGCTGAAAAAACCGACTTAGATAACAGCTTCCCTAATCAACTATGGCCTCAGTTTGGTGATATGGGTTTATTGGGTATTACTGTTCCTGAAGAGTTTGGTGGTGCCGGCATGGGCTATCTTGAGCACGTTGTGGCGATGGAAGAGATCAGCCGTGCCAGTGCCTCTATTGGCTTAAGCTACGGCGCACATTCAAACCTGTGTGTTAACCAAATTAACCGCAACGGTAACGAAGCGCAAAAACGCAAATATCTGCCTAAATTAATTAGCGGCGAGCATATCGGGGCACTCGCAATGAGTGAACCAAACGCAGGCTCTGACGTGGTATCAATGAAGCTTAAAGCACAGAAAAAAGGCGATAAGTACATTTTAAACGGCAATAAAATGTGGATCACCAATGGTCCAGACGCTGATGTATTGGTTATCTACGCCAAAACTGACCTTGAGGCAGGCTCAAAAGGCATTACCGCATTTTTAGTTGAAAAAGACTTCCCTGGTTTTTCAACCGCACAAAAACTAGATAAATTGGGTATGCGTGGTTCAAACACCTGTGAATTGGTATTTGAAGACTGTGAAGTACCTGAAGAAAACATTCTTGGTGGCTTAAACGAAGGCGTTAAAGTACTAATGAGTGGTCTAGATTACGAACGTGTTGTACTTGCAGCTGGCCCTCTGGGCATTATGCAAGCTTGTATGGACATCGTTGTACCTTATATTCACGAGCGTAAGCAATTTAATAAATCTATTGGTGAGTTCCAACTTATCCAAGGCAAAATCGCTGACATGTACACGCAAATGAATGCTGCTCGCTCATACGTTTACACCGTTGCCAAAGCATGTGACCGTGGTGAAACAACGCGTAAAGATGCTGCTGGTGCCATTTTATACGCAGCAGAATTGGCAACCAAAATGGCGCTAGATGCGATTCAGATTTTAGGCGGTAATGGCTATATCAACGAGTATGCCACTGGCCGTTTATTACGTGACGCAAAACTATATGAAATCGGCGCAGGTACTTCTGAAATTCGCCGCATGCTAATTGGACGAGAGCTTTTCACAGAAAGCCGCTAA
- a CDS encoding MerR family transcriptional regulator, whose protein sequence is MQDNYNEETYSISELAKEFDITTRSIRFYEDQGLLSPERHGQTRVYSKRDKVRLKLILRGKRLGFTLAETGRLFELYDADKSSAKQLSTMLQLIEEKKADLSQQMDDIKVVLMELVTAERRCRDTLKNLEE, encoded by the coding sequence ATGCAAGATAACTATAACGAAGAAACCTACTCAATTAGCGAACTAGCGAAAGAATTTGATATTACAACGCGCAGCATACGCTTTTATGAAGATCAGGGCTTGCTATCTCCCGAACGTCACGGGCAAACCCGTGTTTACTCAAAACGCGATAAAGTGCGATTAAAGCTTATTCTCAGAGGCAAGCGTTTGGGCTTTACATTGGCAGAAACTGGCCGTTTATTCGAGTTGTATGACGCTGATAAATCGAGCGCTAAACAGCTCTCTACCATGTTGCAACTAATCGAAGAGAAAAAAGCCGATTTAAGTCAGCAAATGGACGATATTAAAGTTGTGTTGATGGAGCTGGTTACCGCCGAGCGCCGCTGTCGCGACACGTTAAAGAATTTAGAAGAATAA